One Streptomyces sp. B21-105 genomic region harbors:
- a CDS encoding MFS transporter: MSTTPPSPVPTADALDTTAAHTSDDGAFAWLRALGPRGRRAFAGAFGGYALDSYDYFTLPLSMVALAAYFGLDSAQTGLFTTVTLVASAVGGAVAGVLADRIGRVRALMITVITYAVFTVACGFAPSYETLLVFRSLQGLGFGGEWAVGAILVAEYASAAHRGRTLGAIQSSWAVGWGLAALAYTLVFSFVGDDLAWRVMFWTGALPALLVVWMRRRVKDAPQAEAARARSAVRGSFPAIFRGPLLRTTLFAGLLSTGVQGGYYTLATWVPTYLKSERGLSVVGTGGYLTFLISGAFLGYLTGGYLTDRLGRRRNIWLFALLSAVCILAYANIPSGADTLLLVLGFPLGFCMSAIFSGFGSYLSELYPTALRGTGQGFTYNTGRAVGAVFPTTVGFLADGWGVGGALVFGAIGYAIAALALLGLPETRGKELQ; the protein is encoded by the coding sequence ATGAGCACGACTCCTCCCTCACCGGTCCCGACCGCCGACGCCCTCGACACCACCGCCGCGCACACGTCTGACGACGGGGCGTTCGCCTGGCTGCGGGCGCTCGGACCGCGCGGCCGGCGCGCCTTCGCCGGCGCGTTCGGCGGCTACGCCCTCGACTCCTACGACTACTTCACGCTGCCGCTGAGCATGGTGGCGCTGGCGGCGTACTTCGGTCTGGACAGCGCCCAGACCGGCCTGTTCACCACCGTCACGCTGGTCGCCTCCGCCGTCGGCGGCGCCGTCGCGGGCGTCCTGGCCGACCGGATCGGCCGGGTCAGGGCCCTGATGATCACGGTGATCACGTACGCCGTCTTCACCGTCGCCTGCGGCTTCGCGCCCAGCTACGAGACGCTGCTGGTCTTCCGCTCGCTGCAGGGCCTCGGCTTCGGCGGCGAGTGGGCGGTCGGCGCGATCCTGGTCGCCGAGTACGCGAGCGCCGCGCACCGGGGCCGCACGCTCGGCGCGATCCAGAGCTCCTGGGCCGTCGGCTGGGGTCTCGCGGCGCTGGCGTACACGCTCGTCTTCTCATTCGTCGGCGACGACCTGGCCTGGCGCGTCATGTTCTGGACCGGTGCGCTGCCCGCCCTGCTCGTGGTGTGGATGCGGCGCCGGGTCAAGGACGCGCCCCAGGCCGAGGCCGCACGCGCGCGGAGCGCCGTCAGGGGCTCGTTCCCGGCGATCTTCCGGGGGCCGCTGCTGCGGACGACGCTCTTCGCGGGGCTCCTGTCGACCGGCGTGCAGGGCGGCTACTACACCCTGGCGACCTGGGTGCCGACCTACCTGAAGTCGGAGCGCGGCCTGTCGGTGGTCGGCACCGGCGGCTATCTCACGTTCCTGATCTCCGGCGCCTTCCTCGGCTACCTGACCGGCGGATACCTCACCGACCGGCTGGGCCGGCGCCGCAACATCTGGCTGTTCGCCCTGCTGTCGGCGGTGTGCATCCTGGCGTACGCGAACATCCCGAGCGGCGCGGACACCCTGCTGCTCGTGCTCGGCTTCCCGCTCGGGTTCTGCATGTCGGCGATCTTCAGCGGCTTCGGGTCGTATCTGAGCGAGCTGTATCCGACCGCCCTGCGCGGGACGGGGCAGGGCTTCACGTACAACACCGGCCGCGCCGTGGGCGCCGTCTTCCCCACGACGGTCGGGTTCCTGGCCGACGGCTGGGGCGTGGGCGGCGCGCTGGTCTTCGGCGCGATCGGGTACGCCATCGCCGCTTTGGCACTGCTGGGGCTGCCGGAGACGCGTGGGAAGGAACTGCAGTGA
- a CDS encoding putative hydro-lyase gives MKRPTLTREQRPPSTADRPVALTEEHAHAWRPAAARARFRAGLAGPTAGVAAGHTQANLISVPADWAYDMLLFCQRNPKPCPVLDVTDAGSFSTVLAEGADLRTDLPRYRVWEDGELVDEPTDVRAYWRDDLVSFLIGCSFTFEWALSGAGVPIRHVEQGRNVPMYVTSRECRPAGRLHGPLVVSMRPVPPRHLATAIRESSLLPAVHGGPVHCGEPSGLGVVDLGRPDFGDPVDAEPDDIPVFWACGVTPQAAVMASRPPFALTHAPGQMFLTNARDEQYRVA, from the coding sequence GTGAAACGGCCGACCCTCACGCGGGAGCAGCGTCCGCCGAGCACCGCGGACCGTCCCGTCGCTCTCACCGAGGAGCACGCGCACGCGTGGCGCCCCGCCGCGGCCCGGGCACGCTTCCGTGCGGGCCTGGCGGGCCCCACGGCCGGGGTCGCGGCCGGGCACACCCAGGCCAACCTGATCTCGGTGCCGGCGGACTGGGCGTACGACATGCTCCTGTTCTGCCAGCGCAACCCGAAGCCCTGTCCGGTCCTCGACGTCACGGACGCCGGCTCCTTCTCGACCGTCCTCGCCGAGGGCGCGGACCTGCGCACCGATCTGCCGCGCTACCGGGTGTGGGAGGACGGGGAGCTCGTCGACGAGCCGACTGACGTGCGCGCGTACTGGCGCGACGACCTGGTGTCGTTCCTGATCGGCTGCAGCTTCACCTTCGAGTGGGCCCTGTCCGGGGCGGGCGTCCCGATCCGGCACGTCGAGCAGGGCCGGAACGTTCCGATGTATGTGACGAGTCGTGAGTGCCGCCCGGCGGGCCGGCTGCACGGGCCCCTGGTGGTGTCCATGCGGCCGGTGCCGCCACGGCACCTGGCGACGGCGATCCGGGAGAGCAGTCTGCTCCCGGCGGTGCACGGCGGCCCCGTGCACTGCGGTGAACCGTCGGGACTGGGCGTCGTCGACCTAGGCCGTCCTGACTTCGGCGACCCGGTGGACGCCGAGCCGGACGACATCCCGGTGTTCTGGGCCTGCGGCGTCACCCCGCAGGCCGCGGTCATGGCGTCGCGCCCGCCCTTCGCGCTCACCCACGCCCCGGGACAGATGTTCCTCACCAACGCCCGCGACGAGCAGTACCGCGTGGCCTGA
- a CDS encoding LamB/YcsF family protein, with translation MTAIDLNADLGEGFGRWQLTDDERLLSVVTSANVACGFHAGDAVTMRRVCSLAVERGVTIGAQVSYRDLAGFGRRAMDVPSAELAAEVAYQIGALEVFARAAGARVGYVKPHGALYNRVVHDEEQAGAVVEGVLLADAALPVLGLPGSRLLELARAAGLPAVPEAFADRAYTEQGTLVPRGRTGAVITDPDAVVARSVSLARRGQVASGTGTEIDVRARSLCLHGDTPGAVDLARRVRRELEESGVRVEAFA, from the coding sequence ATGACCGCGATCGACTTGAACGCCGACCTCGGCGAGGGCTTCGGCCGCTGGCAGCTGACCGACGACGAGCGGCTTCTGTCCGTCGTCACCAGCGCCAACGTGGCCTGCGGCTTCCACGCCGGGGACGCGGTCACCATGCGGCGGGTGTGTTCACTGGCCGTCGAGCGGGGAGTCACGATCGGCGCCCAGGTCTCCTACCGGGACCTGGCCGGGTTCGGGCGGCGCGCGATGGATGTGCCGTCCGCCGAACTGGCCGCCGAGGTGGCGTACCAGATCGGCGCCCTTGAGGTGTTCGCCCGGGCGGCGGGCGCGCGCGTGGGGTACGTGAAACCGCACGGCGCGCTCTACAACCGGGTCGTGCACGACGAGGAACAGGCCGGCGCGGTGGTCGAGGGGGTTCTCCTCGCCGACGCCGCGCTGCCCGTCCTCGGGCTGCCCGGCTCCAGGCTGCTGGAGCTGGCCCGCGCGGCGGGGCTGCCGGCCGTCCCGGAGGCCTTCGCCGACCGCGCGTACACCGAGCAGGGCACTCTCGTGCCGCGCGGGCGTACCGGGGCCGTGATCACCGACCCGGACGCCGTCGTCGCGCGGTCGGTGAGCCTGGCGCGCCGCGGCCAGGTCGCCTCCGGGACGGGGACCGAGATCGACGTCCGCGCGCGTTCGCTGTGCCTGCACGGGGACACGCCCGGTGCGGTGGACCTGGCCCGGCGGGTACGGCGCGAGCTCGAGGAGTCGGGCGTGCGGGTGGAGGCCTTCGCATGA
- a CDS encoding 5-oxoprolinase subunit B family protein — protein MRILPVGDDALLVEVASGADAEALHAELVRRRAAGLLGAREIVPAARTVLLDGLADPGQVASELAAADVPPAPPREPDVVEIPTRYDGPDLAEVAALWGVPERDVARIHAAAEFRVAFCGFAPGFGYLTGLAARYDVPRRATPRTAVPAGSVALAGPYTGVYPRASPGGWQLIGTTEAVLWDHARVPAALLSPGTRVRFVPEDAA, from the coding sequence ATGCGCATCCTGCCCGTCGGCGACGACGCCCTGCTGGTCGAGGTGGCGTCGGGAGCGGACGCCGAGGCCCTGCACGCCGAGCTGGTGCGCCGACGCGCGGCGGGCCTGCTCGGCGCCCGCGAGATCGTCCCGGCGGCCCGCACCGTCCTCCTGGACGGCCTGGCCGACCCCGGGCAGGTGGCGTCCGAGCTCGCCGCCGCGGACGTGCCGCCCGCTCCCCCGCGCGAGCCGGACGTCGTGGAGATCCCGACCCGCTACGACGGCCCGGACCTGGCCGAGGTCGCCGCCCTGTGGGGCGTCCCGGAGCGGGATGTGGCGCGTATCCACGCGGCCGCCGAATTCCGGGTGGCGTTCTGCGGCTTCGCACCCGGCTTCGGGTATCTGACGGGCCTGGCCGCGCGCTACGACGTCCCCCGCAGGGCGACCCCGCGGACCGCCGTGCCGGCCGGTTCCGTGGCGCTGGCGGGGCCGTACACGGGCGTGTACCCCCGGGCGTCACCGGGCGGCTGGCAGCTCATCGGCACCACCGAGGCGGTGCTGTGGGACCACGCGCGCGTGCCGGCCGCACTGCTGTCGCCGGGCACACGGGTGCGCTTCGTACCGGAGGACGCGGCATGA
- a CDS encoding biotin-dependent carboxyltransferase family protein: MSDRALSVVRAGALTTVQDRGRPGHAHLGVPRSGALDAPSAALVNRLVGNPPDAAVLETTLTGCALVPRSDVTVAVGGAPCRVTVGGRPAAWGAPVRVPAGAVLDVGAAIRGVRGYVAVAGGIVVEAVLGSRSTDLLSGLGPTPLTDGMVLPLGRERAPHARVDVAPQPAPPAELVLRVTFGPRDDWFTPAALRAFTARTFHVSSASNRIGLRTEGPVLERARGGELASEGMVLGAVQVPPAGRPVVFLADHPTTGGYPVIGVVRTADLSAAAQAVPGTPVRFVAVRRR, from the coding sequence ATGAGCGACCGTGCGCTGTCCGTCGTCCGCGCCGGGGCGCTGACCACCGTTCAGGACCGGGGCAGGCCCGGGCACGCGCATCTCGGCGTGCCGCGTTCCGGTGCGCTCGACGCTCCCTCGGCGGCCCTGGTCAACCGGCTGGTCGGCAATCCGCCCGACGCGGCCGTCCTGGAGACCACGCTGACCGGCTGCGCCCTGGTACCGCGGTCCGACGTGACGGTCGCGGTCGGCGGCGCTCCCTGCCGGGTCACCGTGGGGGGTCGTCCGGCCGCCTGGGGCGCCCCCGTGCGGGTGCCCGCCGGTGCGGTGCTGGACGTCGGGGCGGCGATCCGCGGAGTGCGCGGCTATGTGGCGGTGGCCGGCGGCATCGTCGTCGAGGCGGTCCTCGGCAGCCGGTCGACGGACCTGCTCTCGGGCCTCGGCCCCACGCCGCTCACGGACGGCATGGTGCTGCCCCTGGGTCGCGAGCGAGCCCCGCACGCGCGCGTGGACGTCGCCCCACAGCCGGCGCCCCCGGCCGAGCTCGTCCTGCGGGTGACGTTCGGCCCGCGCGACGACTGGTTCACCCCGGCCGCGCTGCGCGCCTTCACGGCCCGCACCTTCCACGTGTCCTCGGCGAGCAACCGCATCGGTCTGCGCACCGAGGGGCCCGTTCTGGAGCGGGCCCGGGGCGGGGAGCTGGCCAGCGAGGGCATGGTCCTCGGCGCCGTTCAGGTCCCGCCGGCCGGTCGGCCGGTGGTCTTCCTGGCCGACCATCCGACGACCGGCGGCTACCCGGTGATCGGGGTCGTCCGGACGGCCGACCTGTCGGCCGCTGCCCAGGCCGTGCCGGGAACGCCCGTCCGCTTCGTGGCCGTGCGGCGACGGTGA
- a CDS encoding HEAT repeat domain-containing protein, translating into MFDPVIAPSGTLLGLLQRGRGDGTLHALTAPRAEALAALNHCVLRDPRHDWQVENRSLYYARLHLDLHGELDEIEAHLFDVEDVFDGEESRTGLALAVLGHLASYGRRDALDLLRRYAATGTNWAWALDELALRDDDAGLRALAVPVLARFATDTEGEAELAAVVRDAFEPRPWRLWAEDARDYVSTRVRAAHEAGCFDRWQRQMSPSGPRPGWSVHAVFEWAQQGVERGAALHVPAARCLSAVAGPEDRPEIVQAAKDGDEGARCTALRYLADCNDPDALVLIEQAVATGPATVVEAAVDAFERMRSVAAVDRARGWVHRPDALGAAAGRMLACRGGVQDRDLVLGALREAVRGEGCDAPSLWTLVDGAGRLGIACAAPVLRHIYRETASSHLRGRCARALAATDPSYATGFAVECLWDCEEGTREIAARHAETGDTRVVERLRRLAADPAEEAEVQTAVRSRIGPDATSAM; encoded by the coding sequence ATGTTCGATCCGGTCATAGCGCCCAGCGGTACGCTGCTCGGCCTGCTCCAGAGAGGCCGCGGCGACGGCACGCTGCACGCGCTCACCGCCCCGCGAGCCGAGGCGCTCGCGGCGCTGAACCACTGTGTCCTGCGGGATCCCCGCCACGACTGGCAGGTGGAGAACCGCTCCCTCTACTACGCCCGTCTCCACCTCGACCTGCACGGCGAGCTCGACGAGATCGAGGCCCACCTCTTCGACGTCGAGGACGTCTTCGACGGCGAGGAGTCACGCACGGGCCTGGCCCTGGCCGTCCTCGGCCACCTCGCCTCGTACGGCCGGCGCGACGCCCTCGACCTGCTGCGCCGGTACGCCGCCACGGGGACCAACTGGGCCTGGGCCCTGGACGAACTCGCCCTGCGGGACGACGACGCGGGCCTGCGCGCCCTGGCCGTGCCCGTGCTGGCACGGTTCGCCACCGACACCGAGGGCGAGGCCGAACTCGCCGCGGTCGTACGGGACGCCTTCGAGCCACGGCCCTGGCGGTTGTGGGCCGAGGACGCCCGGGACTACGTCTCCACACGGGTGCGCGCCGCCCACGAGGCCGGCTGTTTCGACCGCTGGCAGCGGCAGATGAGTCCCAGCGGACCTCGTCCTGGTTGGAGTGTCCACGCTGTGTTCGAGTGGGCCCAGCAGGGCGTCGAACGTGGAGCCGCGCTCCATGTCCCCGCCGCCCGCTGCCTCTCCGCCGTGGCGGGCCCCGAGGACCGCCCCGAGATCGTCCAGGCGGCCAAGGACGGCGACGAGGGGGCGCGATGCACAGCCCTGCGCTACCTCGCCGACTGCAATGATCCCGACGCCCTGGTCCTCATCGAACAGGCCGTCGCCACCGGACCCGCCACCGTGGTGGAGGCTGCCGTCGACGCCTTCGAACGGATGCGCAGCGTCGCCGCCGTCGACCGGGCCCGCGGCTGGGTCCACCGGCCCGACGCCCTCGGCGCCGCCGCCGGCCGCATGCTCGCCTGCCGGGGCGGCGTCCAGGACCGGGACCTGGTCCTCGGCGCCCTGCGCGAGGCCGTCCGCGGCGAGGGTTGCGACGCCCCGAGCCTGTGGACTCTCGTCGACGGCGCCGGACGGCTCGGCATCGCCTGCGCGGCGCCGGTGCTGCGCCACATCTACCGCGAGACGGCCTCGTCCCACCTGCGGGGGCGCTGCGCCCGGGCACTCGCCGCCACCGACCCCTCCTACGCCACCGGCTTCGCCGTCGAATGCCTGTGGGACTGCGAGGAGGGCACCCGCGAGATCGCCGCCCGGCACGCCGAGACCGGGGACACCCGGGTCGTGGAGCGCCTGCGCCGGCTCGCCGCCGACCCGGCCGAGGAGGCCGAGGTCCAGACGGCCGTACGCAGTCGGATCGGCCCGGACGCGACGTCCGCCATGTGA
- a CDS encoding ankyrin repeat domain-containing protein has product MSEAPDPEVVELATKIFDLARQGHTEELVAYVDAGVPANLTNDRGDSLVMLAAYHGHADAVRALLARGAEADRINDRGQTPLAGAAFKGETDVIKALLEAGADPSQGTPSAVDTARMFGRTELLDLFGAQ; this is encoded by the coding sequence ATGAGTGAAGCCCCCGACCCCGAGGTCGTGGAGCTGGCGACCAAGATCTTCGATCTGGCCCGCCAGGGTCACACCGAGGAGCTGGTGGCCTACGTCGACGCGGGCGTTCCGGCCAACCTCACCAACGACCGGGGCGACTCCCTCGTGATGCTCGCCGCGTACCACGGACACGCCGACGCGGTCCGGGCCCTGCTGGCCCGCGGCGCCGAGGCGGACCGGATCAACGACCGAGGCCAGACCCCGCTCGCGGGGGCTGCCTTCAAGGGTGAGACGGACGTGATCAAGGCCCTGTTGGAGGCCGGCGCCGACCCTTCCCAGGGCACGCCGTCGGCCGTCGACACGGCCCGCATGTTCGGCAGAACAGAGCTGCTGGACCTGTTCGGCGCGCAGTGA
- a CDS encoding SCO1417 family MocR-like transcription factor: MAQWTSAVGAAQLARLLTSQQDRPAGPGSRRPPAYRALADGIRLLVLEGRVPVAARLPAERELALALSVSRTTVAAAYEALRAEGFLESRRGAGSWTAVPAGNPLPARGLEPLPPEALGSMIDLGCAALPAPEPWLTRAVQGALEELPPYAHTHGDYPAGLPALRAMIAERYTARGIPTMPEQIMVTTGAMGAIDAICHLFGGRGERIAVESPSYANILQLMREAGARLVPVAMADGLAGWDMDRWRQVLRDAAPRIAYVVADFHNPTGALADEDQRRRLVEAARSAGTVLVADETMNELWLDDDVDMPRPVCGFDPAGSTVITVGSASKAFWAGMRIGWVRAAPDVVRSLVAARAYADLGTPVLEQLAVNWLFSTGGWEQAVELRRGQARGNRDDLVAALRRELPDWEYTVPRGGLTLWVRAGGLSGSRLAEAGERVGLRVPSGPRFGVDGAFEGYVRLPFTVGGAVADEAAARLAAAARIVRSGGTAGGEGPRTFVA, encoded by the coding sequence ATGGCGCAGTGGACCTCGGCTGTGGGGGCCGCCCAGCTCGCGCGGCTCCTCACGTCCCAGCAGGACCGCCCGGCTGGCCCGGGTTCGCGGCGGCCACCCGCCTACCGGGCGCTCGCGGACGGCATCCGGCTGCTGGTGCTGGAGGGCCGCGTGCCCGTCGCCGCACGCCTGCCCGCCGAACGGGAACTGGCCCTCGCCCTGTCCGTGAGCCGTACGACCGTCGCCGCCGCATACGAGGCGCTCCGCGCGGAGGGGTTCCTGGAGTCCCGGCGCGGCGCCGGCAGCTGGACCGCCGTGCCGGCGGGCAACCCGCTCCCGGCCCGCGGCCTGGAACCGCTGCCTCCCGAGGCCCTGGGCTCGATGATCGACCTGGGCTGCGCGGCCCTGCCCGCGCCCGAGCCGTGGCTCACCCGCGCCGTGCAGGGCGCACTGGAGGAACTGCCTCCGTACGCCCACACCCACGGCGACTATCCGGCGGGCCTGCCCGCGCTTCGCGCGATGATCGCCGAGCGGTACACCGCGCGCGGGATTCCGACCATGCCCGAGCAGATCATGGTGACGACGGGTGCGATGGGCGCCATCGACGCCATCTGTCACCTGTTCGGCGGGCGCGGGGAGCGCATCGCCGTCGAGTCGCCCTCCTACGCCAACATCCTTCAGCTGATGCGTGAGGCGGGCGCCCGTCTGGTGCCGGTGGCCATGGCCGACGGCCTGGCCGGGTGGGACATGGACCGCTGGCGCCAGGTCCTGCGGGACGCCGCGCCGCGCATCGCGTACGTCGTCGCCGACTTCCACAATCCCACCGGTGCGCTGGCCGACGAGGACCAGCGGCGCCGGCTCGTGGAGGCCGCCCGATCCGCCGGTACGGTCCTGGTGGCCGACGAGACCATGAACGAGCTGTGGCTCGACGACGACGTCGACATGCCGCGGCCGGTGTGCGGCTTCGACCCCGCGGGATCGACCGTGATCACGGTCGGGTCCGCGAGCAAGGCGTTCTGGGCGGGGATGCGCATCGGCTGGGTGCGGGCCGCGCCCGACGTCGTCCGCAGTCTCGTCGCGGCCCGCGCCTACGCCGACCTGGGCACGCCGGTGCTGGAGCAGCTGGCGGTGAACTGGCTGTTCAGCACCGGAGGCTGGGAGCAGGCGGTGGAGCTGCGGCGCGGCCAGGCCCGGGGGAACCGGGACGACCTGGTGGCCGCGCTGCGGCGCGAGCTGCCGGACTGGGAGTACACCGTGCCCAGGGGTGGGCTGACGCTCTGGGTGCGGGCCGGGGGCCTCTCCGGCTCGCGGCTCGCCGAGGCGGGGGAACGGGTGGGCCTCAGGGTTCCGTCGGGGCCTCGCTTCGGGGTGGACGGCGCCTTCGAGGGGTATGTGCGGCTGCCGTTCACCGTGGGGGGCGCGGTGGCGGATGAAGCGGCCGCCCGCCTGGCCGCCGCCGCGCGGATCGTGCGCAGCGGGGGGACGGCGGGCGGCGAGGGGCCACGCACGTTCGTGGCGTAG
- the yczE gene encoding membrane protein YczE, with translation MRGRPARGALPRRLLQLYAGLALYGASSALLVRAGLGLEPWNVLHQGLSELTGMTIGVVTTLLGALVLLLWIPLRQRPGLGTISNVLAIGVAMDGTLALVPEARTLAVRVPLMAAAIVLNGAATGLYIAADFGPGPRDGLMTGLHRRTGRSIRVMRTTVEAVVVATGFALGGTIGVGTVLYAVVIGPLAQFFLRVFAVPAPAAGSTVVAAGTPRGAILRP, from the coding sequence ATGCGGGGACGCCCGGCCCGAGGAGCACTGCCGCGACGCCTGTTGCAGCTGTACGCCGGCCTCGCGCTCTACGGCGCCAGTTCGGCGCTGCTCGTCAGGGCGGGCCTCGGGCTGGAGCCCTGGAACGTGCTGCACCAGGGCCTGTCCGAACTGACCGGGATGACGATCGGGGTCGTGACGACCCTCCTCGGCGCGCTGGTGCTGCTGCTGTGGATCCCGTTGCGCCAGCGCCCGGGGCTCGGCACGATCTCCAACGTCCTGGCCATCGGCGTCGCGATGGACGGCACGCTCGCCCTGGTTCCCGAGGCGCGCACACTGGCCGTGCGCGTCCCCCTCATGGCGGCGGCGATCGTGCTCAACGGGGCCGCCACCGGCCTGTACATCGCCGCCGACTTCGGCCCCGGGCCGCGCGACGGGCTGATGACGGGACTGCACCGGCGCACCGGGCGCTCGATCCGTGTGATGCGGACGACGGTCGAGGCCGTGGTCGTGGCGACCGGGTTCGCGCTCGGCGGCACCATCGGCGTGGGCACCGTGCTCTACGCGGTCGTGATCGGCCCGCTCGCCCAGTTCTTCCTGCGGGTGTTCGCCGTCCCCGCCCCTGCAGCCGGCAGCACGGTCGTTGCCGCGGGGACACCCCGGGGAGCGATACTGCGTCCGTGA